The segment GCAGTAAATGTTACAAACATTGGATACAGTGGGGTTTTCTGTAGATTTTACTTGAGTGAAGGTGAGTATAAAGCAATTTGCAGTCATTATTATAATGACAAGAACACTGCTAAAATGTGCGTCCAAAACATgacaacttttaaattttaaagcatttgataaaactattgctgaggtttcttttttgttgttgttgccaaTAGCAAACTGCTTTTCCATTAATGGAGAATTCATGCCTTTCAAGCATTTTAAATATGacaatatttataaatgtgtgGTTTGGAGGAAATgttcaaattcttttttcctaattttctttctcttcagggTAGATTCTTTCAAGTACTTTGTAGTAATGACTGTGTTGACTTCAATTTTGGAGTGCAGTAGCTATGTTAAAGATTAACTATATGGTCTTATTGAAGCCAACACAGAACTTGCTGCTGTTTTTTTCCCAGTGGTAAATAAAATACTTACAGAATGTTTTAGTGTTGATTTCTGGATATAGTTAATATGTTTTGTTTATAATGGTGAGCTTTTGTATATTCAGTTGTCTTGAGTTTTATCAGTGCCATTAAATGTCTGTGTTTAGCATAAAAgaaaataacctaaatatttagaaagcaaGTGTGGCTGTGATGTTTTCCCTAACAAGTCCTCATTGATCAAGGAACCCCTTAATTTTCTCCAAATTCTGTCCTCTgagcttctgtgtgtgtgtgtgtagtaccACCTTGGATTTTCTActgaatttagaaaattatagttTTAGAGAGTGTTGTGAACGTATATGGCTGTAAGCACTTCATTTCTGTCATTGAGTAGTGGTGAGCATTTCTGCTGGTCCAACTGTAAGGCCAGAAGGGGGAGCattgatactttttaaaataatcagatGCAGCTTTCACTGTTGCCAGTGATGAAAAAccacttttaaaacacatttaacTTTCTACATACTGGTTATTTTGAATAAATTGAAGTCTTAAGAGGTTTTGTTAGGAAAGAGGACCTTTACTTCATAACAGGTAAAAGAACTTAAGATCGTGTTTGGGCAGTAGCCTGCTGAGCCTTAAGCAGCTAGAGCAGAACCATCCTTTTGACACCATCGACCCTGGTGCACAATTCATTCAAGCTGATGGGCTTAGATGAGCTAGAGGTCCATGTGTAGTAGGGGTGGGTTTCCAGGCTGGTCTGGAACCCACTTTCTGCCATTTCCCATACTCTTCTCCCAAGTTCTGTATCCTGGGGTCAGAATCCAGAGCATGGGGAGGTGGGTGGAAGAACATCTTTTTCTCCCAAGTCTGATGCTGCTTTGTGATTTTGCTCTTAGATTTCCCCCTGTGGTGCCTTTCACAACCTTTCTGATTCCCAGGACTCATTAACAGGTGTTGCAGGAAAGCTGGCCAATCAACCTGTTCATGGAAGTGTTGGAAGATCTTCAGTGTTTGAAGTTagtttctgcatttttaaatgagaaaaagctTTTGTGCAGATGAATCCAAGGGTGGGGACAGCTACCCATAGAAAGGCACTATATCCCAATCATTTTAAACATTGGTTGTCCGTAGTGGGTTTGTGGTGTAATTATCTTTGGCAAAGTTGTCAAAGCTAATAGTACTGTAGCTTCCAAAAAAGACTTGGTAGCATGCTTTGAATATAAATTCATAGAATTAGCTAAAACTAACTCAAAACAGGTCAGTACACACTTGTTGAGGCTCATTTGGGGATTCCACATACCTGCTATTTAGTCAAGTATGCAGCATGTTCTCAAAACTTTATATATGAATCATTTGTGTGTTATCTTCTTTGAACTTGGTTGAGAAGTTGGGTCTTTTTACCTCAATGATGGAAAGTGAAGTTTGTTTCAGATAAAGAGTTCAAGTATTGCTTTTAAGTACATTAGGATGTGGTAATACTCACCTATAAGAGATTCTAGAAAATTAACTAATATGAAGGTAGCTACCCCCCTCTGTTCATGCTTCAGTGTTAGCTGGAAAACAGGCAGTTTGAGGGGTTGGGGGATAGAGGCTGGAATGGAGTACTTTAAATGGGATTAATTCTCTCTCTGCCCACTAGATGAAGTGGGTCTTCTGGACACCTCAGTGCTCTTTGGCTTCAGTTTAGCAAAATCCATGTTCAAAATGCTCCCAGTTTTGGTAAAGTATTGGTGTCAGAATGCTAAGTTTATACTAGGCACATCCCATCAGATTTTCATATATCAGAGATACAAAGGCACATGCCTGAGATGTACAGTCTAAAAGGTTAGCCTGTATAAAATACAATGTAGCTTAAGTTGATCTTGTTGCCTGACTCCTGGCCTGTGGGAAGGCACCTGTCTTTACCTTTCAAAAAGTTAAGAGGGTGGGGAGTAATGAATTCAGGTTGGCTTGAAAAAGCAAAACTAACAAATTGGGTTGTTTTCTAGTAAACAGTAGGAATGGATGATTACACAGTTTTATTAAGCTACTTCTTTGGTCAAGGCTGGATTATTTTTTCCTGGCTAACTATATAGCACCCATCCCCCCCTTGGTTCTGGTGCATCTTGGATCAGAGAGGCCCAGAGCTACCAAGTTATTCACCTTCGCCTTTCACACCTTTGCATGTTCCAGTCAAGCCAGATTTGCTGTAGAAATTAGCCATTTAGCATGAAAACAGTCTAATCTCTTAACACCCTAACTAAACTACTTCTGGAAGCTCTATGTACTTAGACTAAATCTCTTGGTAGTTATGAGTTTGTATATTTCAGATGAGTTTCATTTTAATTCCCTTTTGCTTCCTGTATGTCTTCATGGTAGCCATCCTGACTTAGGAGCAAATACTGCTTGCTACATGCCCGTGCTGTAACCGTCAGGCACGGTGGGTTTAAGAATGAGAGTGGGAGGTGAAGTGGTGTTAAGTCCCTTTGCCTACAGATCAGGTTTAATCCACAGAGACAGGCTAGGGTCTTCCAGTAAGAATAGGGTGGAGGCTGTTTTCCTCCTCCAGCCTATAGTTCCTTTAGTGCTAATTCTGTCTGTGCCTAGAGCCAGACAGCCCAAAGTGGACTTCTTGAGCACAAACTATTTACATTAACCTCCCAGGGCACAAGGGATTCCATTTTCCATTTAGTTTGAGAGGCAACAGCTGGAATTGGTTTTCCTCCACTATTAAGAACCTTTATCAATTTAGGGTGAATACTACCCCTGCCTTTTTTTAGATCACACATGTTtcttaaaaaatggtaaatttgGAGGGAGgagaatggggggggggcagaaagaaAAGCCAAGTAGGAAAGTTCTAGGCAAGATCAATGAATTCATATACTATTACTGTATaaatacacaatttttttttaaacagcaccACTCCCAAGTGTATACACAATATGATAACttggcaccatttttttttttttttaaaaggtggtaAAGGCTAGTTCAGGAATAAAAGACCTGGTACAGAAACTGATAAGGAGCTGCGTTCTACCTGCTACAGGCTGTGCATTTTACCCCTCCAGCTAGGACCgaaacaagccacaaggaggaAACACCCAAACTAATACTGGAACGTTTACTAAACCTTTACTTCTCATAACTGTGATGCTACTACAGGAGCTTGCTTCACCTGGAATTAGAATAACTGATTAAGGACAACTAAAATATTACTTGCTTCAAACAATAAAATAGTCACTTTTCTGACATTGCATAAAATCGCCAGTTTTAAGCTcagaggcttttaaaaaaataccctaGACCTAGTAAAGTGCCTCCATAAAGTGAAACATCCAAGATTAGAGTGAGAATTTCATATTGATGTGCAGCTAAAACAGGTTAACGTATACAGTAAATAAACAGCGCCTTCAAGTTGCCTTCTATTCAGCCTTGGCCGTTCTGGGTGTGCCCAACGTAGAAAGTGTCAGGAGATAACGCCAGTCAAGATTTTGGCGTCTACTTCCAGTTGCCCTTCCAGTCAAGTACTCCACAGGTCGGCTTCCTCGGAAAAAGCCACCAAGACGACGTCACAAGCTGCGCCACCTGCCGAGCTCCACGGTCCGCCGGGACGAGGGAGTGGAGGCGCGCCGACCAGAAGCGGGAGACCGGACAGGGGGTGACTGGTGGCGTCTAGTGCCCACAGACTGGAACCAGGTCAGCGCAGCTTCTTGCCCTGCAGGCCGTCCCGGGCGCTGCGaggcggcgggcgggcggcggaTGGCGGCGGCACTTTGGAGAGCGGGCAGTACTTGATGGTGTGCGCGTTGTCGCCGCTGGCGCCGCACAGGGGGCACGTGTAGCGGCGCAGCACCGGGCACAGCACTCGCCCGTCGGGTCCCTTCAGGGTGTGGGTGGTGTAGAGCGCCACCGCCTCCTTGTTGTTGCGGCAGAACACGCACACCTGCAGCTCGGGCTTGAGCAGCCGCGCGGCGGCCGCCCCGGAGGCCGCGTGCAGCCGGGGCTCGGCCGCCCACGCCGGGGCCCGCTCCTCGCGCCGCGCCGCCTCggccccggcggcggcggcggcgggcgtgCAGCCCAGCAGCACGGCGGCGGCGCGGCCCGCGAACGGGCTCGGCTCGGCGAAGCGCTCCTCCAGCAGCCCGGCCTCGGCGGGGCCCGCGCACAGCTCCAGCGCGCCCCCCAGGTAGCGGCCGCGGGGCCCCGGGCTGTCGCTGTCCTCCTCGTCCTCGTCTTGGTCGTCGTCGGGCACCCCCGGCGCCAGCGCTCCGGCGCCCGCGTGGGGGGAGCAGCAGGGCGAGGCGGGCGCGGAGGCACCGCCGCGGGCGCGGCCGAAGCGCTGCTCGCCGTCCACCGCCTTGGTGATGAGCGTGGCGAGCCCCAGGTAGTCGTGCCACGAGCTGAAGGGCGCCGGGTGCGCCGGGTCCGGAGCGCTCACGTAGCGGGCGCTGGGCACGAGCGCCATGGGCGGGGGTGCGCGGCCGCGGCGGGGCGAGCGGGGCGCCCAGGGGAAAGCCTCCATGGGCGGGCTGCGGGCCGCGCGCACCACCTCCCCGCCACCGCTGCGAGCCGCTCGGAAGGGACGCGCCGAGCCTGCCTGCCGCGGGATGGGCCGCGCGCCGCCTTTTATCGCGGCCCGCGCCTCCccgcccaggccctgccccctgCCTTCCCCGCGCCCCGGCCACCTCGCCCGCGCCCTGGACGGAGGCGGAGCGGAGGCAGGTGCGCCGGGGGCAGGCGGGTAGCGCGCGCGCTCCGCCCGGCCCGCGCGGCTCCCGCGCTCCGCGCGCTGCGCCCGCCGCCAGGCGCTTCCCCTCTGGAGGGGCGGGCGCGGCGCCGCCTCGGGCCCCGGCGCTAATTGGCTGCCGACCAGCACCCCCCTCTGCTCCACGGGCGCCGCTCCGGGCGCTGATTGGTGCAGCCTGGGAGGGGGCGTGCACCGCCCGCGCGGAGCGGagtggaggggagaaggggggggaaggggaggggcggCGAGGGGTGGGGCGGCTCCGGGGCCCGCCTTCGCGGGAGCGCGGGGGCCCCGGCACGGAACAGGTGCCCAGGCCTGGGTCTTCCTCGGCCTGGCGGTGAGGCTCGCCCTGGACGAGGGTGGGAGTGGCGATGGGGGCATGCCCTAGGTCCCCTCTTCCGGGTCTTTAGTCACCCACGTCAGTAAGAAAAGCCGTGGGTGGCAGGACCCGGCGCGATCGAAGGATGGAGCTCTCACCGCCGAGCCGCCCGACGGTCAAGGACCCTTTCGCAGGGCGCTTCGGGGCGCTTCCACCCCGGCGAAGCCCTCACTCACATCTCTGAAGCTCGCAGAGCTTCTGCTTCTCGCTGTAACAAGTAGACTAAGTAGCGGGAACGCACAGCGTTCCCACAGCGCGCGTCAGACTTCCGGCAGGTCTCCAGCCCCGCGGGGTGGCCACCAGCATTCGGTATTGATGTTGGAGGGTGGTTTAAACCCACATTCGTAGGGGCCTGTGGCGAACCCTGGTGTGCATATGCAACTTAAtactttgaaatgaaaaaaacaaaacaaaacatgtattTTGGTTAAAACAGTGGAAAAGAAAGGTTTGAGAGCCCCTCTGGCTCGCCTCGGGTTCTGGGGTCCCCGGAAAATGCTTCTGCTGGTGGCTGGGGCCGGGTGGGCTTCCTGCACTGggcagccccgcgccccgggACAGTGAATAGCCACAGCTCTTGAAACAAGGAACCAGGCTCCCAGCCTGGCTGTGCCCAGTGGGTTTAGAACTGCTGCCAGGGCAGGCCCGGACCCTTTGGCGGTCTTGGCAGAGTGGCCCCCGTTAATATTAACATTGGGATGGATGAGTGAGTGCCAAGGAGGAAGGCATCTTTGGGATCATTCAGCATCAGTCTtactttacaggtgaggaaaatgaGACCCAGAGATGAGAAGTGACTTCTAGTGTCAGGTCCCGGTGACTAGGTGACAGCtagaactgaacccaggccccAGCAGTCCTGGCTTGGTGGCCTTCCTCGCGCACCCGAGGGGTACTTCAGACTAGGAGTCTGTGCGTGCCGTGGCAGGAACCAGTTGCAGACGGCCAGGGAAGTAGAGACAGGAGGACCAATGAGGGGGCCCGCGTGCCTTCGGCGCAGGCTCTGGACCTCCGCGGCCAATCCAGGGGCTGGGTGGACAGGAAGGGATTTGGGGCAGCCAGGGGATGCCCGTCTGGCCACCTGTCCGTGTTAGGAGTTGAAGACGTGTTTTCCAGTCTCTTCCTCACTTCCACCTCCAATGTCTGAGCCCAGGCAGTGATGTTCTTCCCCGGCCAGCCCGATTCCTTTTGCCAGTTTATGTTGGCACTAAGTTAAAAAGCCGTTCCTTtatttcctccccctctcccaccaaaaataaataaaagcccaATGCCGCGGGGCTCCTGCAGGAGCCTGGCAGGTTTGCAGACACCAAACTCCTGGCTCGCCGCGGGAATGGCCACTGGAGTGGGATGAAGACTGTTTTTCTATAAGTGGAAAATTCCACTCTGTCCTCGCAGCCCCGGGGCCTGCATATTTTCCAGGTAAGCTCTAAAAAGGGGAAGTCACCGTTCCCTTATGAAAACTCCTGCAAGGAAGGTTTAAAACTGCCAGCTGCTGGGTCTGCTCACTTGGCCAGGCTGGGGAGAAGATGGCAAATAAGCTCAGGCCTGCTTTCCTCCCCCGGATGTTTTGCAGCCCTTGTTGttttacaaaaagaataaaaacttttaagTGAAACATGAGTAAGAACAAATGCCTTGGTTTGAAGCGGTGGCCTGGGTGCGGGTAGCAGTGATTGCCTGGAGATGCCCGG is part of the Dasypus novemcinctus isolate mDasNov1 chromosome 6, mDasNov1.1.hap2, whole genome shotgun sequence genome and harbors:
- the NANOS1 gene encoding nanos homolog 1 translates to MEAFPWAPRSPRRGRAPPPMALVPSARYVSAPDPAHPAPFSSWHDYLGLATLITKAVDGEQRFGRARGGASAPASPCCSPHAGAGALAPGVPDDDQDEDEEDSDSPGPRGRYLGGALELCAGPAEAGLLEERFAEPSPFAGRAAAVLLGCTPAAAAAGAEAARREERAPAWAAEPRLHAASGAAAARLLKPELQVCVFCRNNKEAVALYTTHTLKGPDGRVLCPVLRRYTCPLCGASGDNAHTIKYCPLSKVPPPSAARPPPRSARDGLQGKKLR